The Bacteroides sp. AN502(2024) DNA segment GGATTCCAATCTCCAACGCAAAGCATCAACTGCTGTGCATCCATCGTCAACAATAACTACTTTATACATTCCTTCCGTATCCGTCATAAATCATAAGAAAATAGTCTCATAGCACTCCCTTTATTCGTCAGTCCCCTTATACAACTCATGTTTTGAATGTGATGAAAATACATTATTTATCCTGAACCCCAACGAATTTTATTATTTTTTTAATACCTTTGTCCCCATATAAATATGAGCAACTGACCTAATGAGTCCACTGAACTTCACCCACATTTTGACACAGGCAGTCGATGAGCTATCGGAAAGCGAATCTTATAAAGGACTGTTTCATCAACACAAAGATGGCGAACCACTGCCCTCTGCCAAAGTTTTGCATGAAATCATTGAGCTTTCACGCTCCATTCTTTTCCCCGGATATTATGGAAATTCTACTATCAACAGCCGGACCATCAATTATCACATCGGTGTAAACATTGAAAAATTGTTTGATTTACTTTGTGAGCAAATCCTGTCCGGATTATGTTTTAGTGCTTCCATAGAGGGGACATGCAATACCTGCTCCGACTCGAAACGGGAAGAAGCTGCACACCTTGCCGCTAAATTCATCAGTAAGTTACCCGCCATGAGGAAGATACTGGCAACGGATGTGGAAGCCGCCTACAACGGTGACCCGGCTGCCGAAAGCTATGGAGAAGTCATATTCTGTTATCCGGCCATTAAAGCGATCAGCAATTACCGCATCGCGCATGAATTGCTGGAGCTGGGTGTTCCTCTGATTCCCCGTATCATCACAGAGATGGCGCATAGCGAAACGGGAATCGATATCCATCCGGCCGCAAAGATTGGCACCCACTTCACCATCGACCATGGTACGGGTGTGGTAATCGGTGCCACGAGTATCATCGGAAACAACGTCAAATTATATCAAGGTGTCACACTGGGAGCCAAGAGTTTCCCGCTGGATGCCGACGGAAAACCAATCAAGGGAATCCCCCGCCATCCGATCCTGGAAGACAATGTGATTGTCTATTCCAACGCCACTATTCTGGGAAGAATCACCATCGGGCGTGATGCAACCGTAGGTGGTAATATCTGGGTAACGGAAAACGTTCCCGCAGGATCAAAAATCGTACAAACTAAAGC contains these protein-coding regions:
- the epsC gene encoding serine O-acetyltransferase EpsC, which gives rise to MSPLNFTHILTQAVDELSESESYKGLFHQHKDGEPLPSAKVLHEIIELSRSILFPGYYGNSTINSRTINYHIGVNIEKLFDLLCEQILSGLCFSASIEGTCNTCSDSKREEAAHLAAKFISKLPAMRKILATDVEAAYNGDPAAESYGEVIFCYPAIKAISNYRIAHELLELGVPLIPRIITEMAHSETGIDIHPAAKIGTHFTIDHGTGVVIGATSIIGNNVKLYQGVTLGAKSFPLDADGKPIKGIPRHPILEDNVIVYSNATILGRITIGRDATVGGNIWVTENVPAGSKIVQTKAKK